Proteins encoded together in one bacterium window:
- a CDS encoding MogA/MoaB family molybdenum cofactor biosynthesis protein — MKVGILTISDKCARGEREDKTKDAIKEVLGISDFEYRLVPDKYGDIRSALNEMSLSCELILTNGGTGLSPSDITPEATASILDREIPGIPEAMRSAGIKHTPNSMLSRAKAGIRGRALIINLPGSPKGASECLSSILPIIPHAISLIKGEVKECGR; from the coding sequence ATGAAGGTGGGAATTCTTACAATTAGCGATAAGTGTGCAAGGGGGGAGAGGGAGGATAAAACAAAGGATGCCATAAAGGAGGTTTTGGGAATCTCTGATTTTGAATATAGGCTTGTTCCCGATAAATATGGAGATATAAGGTCTGCATTAAATGAGATGTCTTTGTCTTGTGAGCTTATCCTTACAAATGGGGGAACAGGCCTTTCTCCTTCCGATATAACACCAGAGGCAACCGCATCTATACTTGATCGGGAAATACCTGGCATTCCAGAGGCAATGAGGAGCGCTGGGATAAAGCATACACCAAATTCTATGCTTTCAAGGGCAAAGGCTGGAATAAGAGGAAGGGCTTTAATCATAAACCTTCCTGGTTCACCAAAGGGTGCATCTGAATGTTTGTCTTCTATTCTTCCCATAATCCCACATGCCATTTCCCTTATAAAAGGAGAGGTAAAAGAATGCGGCAGATAA
- a CDS encoding glutamine synthetase family protein has protein sequence MKREEDILKLVKENNVKFIRLWFTDILGQLKSFAITDKELEGALEHGMGFDGSSITGYQDIEESDMVAMPDIETFQLLPWTPEEHPVARMFCDVKTPGGKDYEGDPRYVLKRALQRAKDMGFDHYYLGPELEYFYFNSSDATEVLDKGGYFDLTTLDAGSDLRRETILALEAMGIHIEYSHHEVGQSQHEIDMRYCDALQMADNVMTYRLVVKEIAQKYGVYATFMPKPIFGQSGSGMHTHQSLFKGENNAFFDKNDKYHLSETAKKFIAGQLKHAKEMSAVFAQWVNSYKRLVPGYEAPVYIAWSNRNRSALIRIPVYHPGKEYATRAELRCPDPACNPYLTFAVMLQAGLDGIEKGYELEEAMEKNLYDLTEEERKKMGIESLPGSLGEAVAIAEESELIKKTLGNHVFPRFIELKKKEWEEYRIQVTQYELEKYLSIL, from the coding sequence ATGAAGAGAGAAGAAGATATTCTTAAATTAGTAAAAGAAAACAATGTAAAGTTTATCCGCCTATGGTTCACAGATATATTGGGTCAGCTAAAGAGCTTTGCCATAACCGACAAAGAACTTGAGGGTGCATTGGAGCATGGGATGGGTTTTGATGGCTCATCCATTACCGGCTATCAAGATATTGAGGAGAGTGATATGGTAGCAATGCCAGATATAGAAACATTCCAATTGCTTCCTTGGACACCAGAGGAGCATCCGGTTGCCAGGATGTTCTGTGATGTGAAGACCCCAGGTGGCAAAGATTATGAGGGAGACCCAAGGTATGTTCTAAAGAGGGCATTGCAAAGGGCAAAAGATATGGGCTTTGACCATTATTATCTAGGGCCAGAGCTTGAGTATTTCTATTTTAACTCATCTGATGCCACCGAGGTGCTTGATAAGGGAGGCTATTTTGACCTAACCACTCTGGACGCTGGAAGTGATTTAAGGAGAGAAACCATCCTTGCCTTAGAGGCAATGGGAATTCATATTGAATATAGCCACCATGAGGTAGGTCAAAGCCAGCATGAGATTGATATGAGGTATTGCGATGCCCTGCAGATGGCAGACAATGTGATGACCTATCGCTTGGTGGTTAAAGAAATTGCCCAAAAATATGGTGTTTATGCCACATTTATGCCTAAACCTATATTTGGTCAGAGTGGTTCAGGAATGCATACCCATCAATCCCTTTTTAAAGGCGAAAACAATGCCTTTTTTGATAAAAATGATAAATACCATTTAAGCGAAACTGCTAAGAAATTCATTGCCGGGCAATTAAAGCATGCCAAGGAGATGTCGGCTGTCTTTGCCCAGTGGGTAAATTCTTACAAAAGGCTTGTCCCTGGCTATGAAGCACCTGTCTATATTGCCTGGAGCAATCGCAATCGCTCAGCCTTGATAAGAATTCCGGTCTATCACCCAGGAAAGGAATATGCTACACGGGCAGAGTTAAGGTGTCCAGACCCAGCTTGTAATCCCTACCTTACCTTTGCGGTGATGCTTCAGGCTGGTTTGGATGGAATAGAAAAGGGCTATGAATTAGAAGAGGCTATGGAGAAAAATCTCTATGATTTAACAGAGGAGGAAAGAAAAAAAATGGGGATTGAATCTTTACCAGGAAGCTTAGGAGAGGCAGTAGCAATTGCCGAAGAAAGCGAGTTAATAAAAAAGACGCTGGGAAACCATGTCTTTCCCAGATTTATTGAGCTAAAGAAAAAGGAATGGGAGGAATACAGGATTCAGGTAACCCAATATGAGCTTGAAAAATATCTTTCTATTCTATAG
- a CDS encoding DUF933 domain-containing protein, which yields MIKVALIGLPLSGKTTIFNALTSLKAKGRNIGVVKILDERLDCLHRLYPEKKRVSSEMEFIDTHSIKTGTKILDLANIDAIAIVIRCFCEPIEPIKEIKTILQEFILSDLFIAEKRIANLASKGRKMRQEEEKEKAIIERCRDSLSKEIPLRRIGLTDDERRYLSSYQFLSDKPIVLIGNIDEQRKDEELKEYARENNEQCVILSGKLEMEVAELEEDERPLFLNELGIKESGLPNLIKTIYTSLSLISFFTIGKDEVRLWPIKKGTNALKAAGKIHSDMERGFIRASVVSYKDFLENKGSMAHLKEKGLIRLEGKDYIVADGDIIEFRFNV from the coding sequence ATGATAAAAGTAGCCCTGATTGGTCTTCCTCTTTCTGGTAAGACAACCATCTTTAATGCCTTAACATCATTAAAGGCAAAGGGAAGGAATATCGGCGTGGTCAAAATTTTAGACGAAAGGCTTGATTGTCTTCATCGTCTATATCCGGAGAAAAAAAGGGTCTCCTCTGAGATGGAATTTATCGATACCCATTCCATTAAAACTGGAACAAAAATCCTTGATCTAGCCAATATAGATGCAATAGCTATTGTGATAAGATGCTTCTGTGAGCCAATAGAACCAATAAAAGAGATAAAGACAATCTTACAAGAATTTATCCTTTCTGACCTTTTCATAGCAGAGAAAAGAATAGCAAATTTAGCTTCCAAGGGAAGAAAGATGAGACAAGAGGAGGAAAAAGAGAAGGCTATTATTGAAAGGTGTAGGGATAGCCTTTCTAAAGAAATCCCCCTTAGAAGAATTGGGTTAACCGACGATGAAAGAAGGTATCTTTCCTCCTATCAGTTCTTAAGCGATAAGCCTATTGTCCTTATAGGCAACATTGACGAACAAAGAAAGGACGAGGAATTAAAAGAATATGCAAGAGAAAACAATGAACAATGTGTTATTCTTTCTGGTAAGCTTGAAATGGAGGTAGCTGAATTAGAGGAAGATGAAAGACCTCTCTTTCTCAATGAGCTAGGGATTAAAGAATCTGGTCTGCCCAATCTAATAAAAACAATTTATACAAGCCTTTCTTTAATCTCCTTTTTTACCATTGGAAAGGATGAGGTAAGGCTATGGCCAATCAAAAAGGGAACAAATGCCCTAAAAGCCGCAGGCAAGATTCATTCAGACATGGAAAGGGGATTTATCAGGGCATCGGTTGTTTCTTACAAAGATTTTCTTGAAAACAAAGGCTCAATGGCACATCTTAAAGAAAAGGGGCTTATTAGATTAGAGGGGAAGGACTATATCGTAGCTGATGGCGATATTATTGAGTTTAGGTTTAATGTGTAG